Within Babylonia areolata isolate BAREFJ2019XMU chromosome 3, ASM4173473v1, whole genome shotgun sequence, the genomic segment GTCAAATGTTGAAGGCCGAGGAACAGCGGTGCTCAATGGGGGCAAAGATGCTGGCATCATGATCGGAAAAGACAAGAAGATGGAGGATGGTTTGCTAAGCGATAGCGACACCCCTCCTGCCCAGTTTCCAACCAAGACAGTTCACCAGCCCACGTCTGAAGACTCGGAAAAGCAACCCTTGATTCCTACGAAAGCCGAACTGCATGGGGACgcgggagaaaaaaagaaagcgaggAATGGTTTGTCACGGGCTGTTACCATCCCAcgaccactctctgtctccaagCTGCCCCAAATCATGCGCACTGTCGGTAACAGGTCAAACACGACGAAGAAAGAGAGGCGAAAATTCATCAAGAAAACATCTCGCAGGAGACAAGCGAACAGACCAAGATGGTACCTTCGTCTTGACAAACAAGAAGGTAAGACAGCACAGAATCAAAAGAAATCCAAGTCCGAATTGtcaaaacgaacacacaccaGAAAGGCGTGGAACGTCAGACCGAAACTGTCAAGAGGCAAAGGATCAAAGCATTTCTTTTTCGCACAACACGCCAACCTGTCACAAACAGGCCATCACCAAAATATCGACAACACTCACTCCATCAACCTGAAAGCTCAGCATGTGCAACCCAAAGACACACAGGCAGcgaaggagaaggaggcggaggaggaggaggaggagaaggaggaggaggagaagaagaagaagggggagagccGAGTTCCTGAAGTGACCATGGAGATGAGCtcagggaaagaagggaggaggagcagcagacaGAGAACACGGCCAGCCGTCAAGGAGTGTGTTGGCTGCACCCCAGAGGAGGCCAAAATAGCGGAAGCACGTGAACTGCACAAACAGGTGGGTTTATTTAGCCAATTCCAAGTGACAGGGGACGAGGACTAAGATGATGATGCCCGTATctccatcataattattgttatcactacAACTAGACCTGTAACtattgccactgctgctgctgctactactacattcATTCCAGTTGcattgttcaacacacacacacacacacacacacacacacacacacacacacacacacacgaaagaactaTATAGAATCAACTTTACAATGTAAACGACTACCAGCATATTCATAAATGTGACAACTTACGTTGTAAATCCGAAAGGTCTTGATTAACGTGACTTCAcaacattttgaaatcatacgaAGATCTTATGTTTCTGATAACATGTCAAATTTCAGTGTTTTTGTACTTCATTGTTTGTTAACACGGTGGTTTGATTATACATGGGCTGAAAAATCGTAAAATAATAGTGAATCATAGTGCTATGTAATAATACTGTACCAAGTCggcttaaaaaaaatcacattagaGCTGCTCCTTTCTTATAATGTGTTAAAatggtctgcacataattatgttgacctgggagatcggaaaagtctccaccctttacccgccaggcgccgttaccgagactcgaacccgggcccgggaccctcagactgaaagaccaattaacgctttaaccacaactcggctattgcgcccgtcaacgacTTCGTTCATCACGATGCCCGTTGAGTGCAACCCTTTTCTTTCTGACTGCAGATTCTGAAGGCGCAGTTGCTGGATAAACTCCGGTTGGTGCCCACCCTGACAGAGCACCCCTTGCCACCCAAACTCCCCGAGCAGGTCTTCCCAGACCTACTGCAACAGGACCACCCCGGGTACCACGACCAGTACTACGCCAAGCCCACCCAGCTTCTCGTTTTTGGTCGTGACAGTAAGATGTTTTctgcgattatgtgtgtgtgtgcgtgcgtgcgcgcgcgcgcgtgtgtgtgtgtgtgtgtgtgtgtaccatgtgcaGGAATGGCAACAGAGGGAGTAGACCGAGAGGCGggagatgtgggtgggggtgggggtgcggtggcgagtgggagggttgaggggagacagagagcctGAGAGCTAActgtgcgtatgcgtatgtgcgCATGAGGGTAAGGGGACTATGTGAggggaaggtgtgtatgtgtgagggggacggggggcgggggtgatgcgtgggggatgggggtgggggggaatgtacacgctgtgttgtgttacttgcgtGTCTGTATTTACCTTTATGCATTGGTTTTTTTGATCgtttgtccaacatttgtcatCTTGCGAGTGTGTTgc encodes:
- the LOC143280585 gene encoding uncharacterized protein LOC143280585; translated protein: MAHVWLAVVLIVFVLYTAALSQDPSLPKPSRSSHRHRHRHPHLPHHNKTSMRAAADTAKAHESNVEGRGTAVLNGGKDAGIMIGKDKKMEDGLLSDSDTPPAQFPTKTVHQPTSEDSEKQPLIPTKAELHGDAGEKKKARNGLSRAVTIPRPLSVSKLPQIMRTVGNRSNTTKKERRKFIKKTSRRRQANRPRWYLRLDKQEGKTAQNQKKSKSELSKRTHTRKAWNVRPKLSRGKGSKHFFFAQHANLSQTGHHQNIDNTHSINLKAQHVQPKDTQAAKEKEAEEEEEEKEEEEKKKKGESRVPEVTMEMSSGKEGRRSSRQRTRPAVKECVGCTPEEAKIAEARELHKQILKAQLLDKLRLVPTLTEHPLPPKLPEQVFPDLLQQDHPGYHDQYYAKPTQLLVFGRDMGKHRLRKPATGSYTFDLGGGKVKGEVTQAELWAYKMPDARDGPGQTLVVSQLHYSRGRRLRERSLAARLDTPVREGWVKFDVTRLVRGWLEGGPHDLPAPASARVQMLAIRCKTCLRTSYRAVFGVKSNFRPVLVIRERRHPPHQDSTREKRNQCDPNSRCCKFDLTVRIRDLGIHEIFYPKTIQTGYCYGTCERPDLHYHNHTMVIQRLRYGSYQSVDEDLRERLRPCCVPVVLREASVMHYVNQGLDTQVSLIPNLLVDKCGCA